The sequence CCGGTAGCCCTGGCGCCAGAAGGAGAAGTGGTCGCTGCGCCCGACCCCGGGGACGAAGACCGGCGCGGCGAGGCTCTGGCAGGGGAAGTCGCTCGCCTCCCGGAAGGCCCGTACAAGCTTATTCAGGGGACGGCGGGAGGGGAGGTTGCTGACGAAGCCGATGAAGTCGGCCCGGTCGGGGTAGAAGCGGCGCAGGCCGGGGGGATACCTCTGGCTGTCCGGATCGCTGGAGTAGTAGCCCATCGTTTCGAGGGCGATCATGAGGCGGATGTCGTCGCCGCGGCGGCGCGCCGCCCGGGCGTAGTGATGGCTGCCCTGCTGGCCGAGAAAGACGAAGGGGCGCTCCTCGTTGGTGAAGGCGACCAGGCGTACCGTCCGCTCCGGTTCGGCCCCGGCGAGGAGGCGGGAGAGCTCGAGCAGGGCGGCCACGCCGCTGGCGTTGTCGTTGGCCCCCGGGCTGCCCCGCACCGTGTCGTAGTGGGCCCCGACGACGAGGATCTCGTCCGGGCGGGCGCTGCCGGGGCGGACCGCCTCCAGGTTGGCCGAGGGGACGCCGAGCACCGGGTAGTCCCTTTTGCTCACGTCGTAGCCCATCGCTTCCCAGCTCTGCCGGATATAATCCGCCGCTGCGTGCAGGGCCTTCGGCCGGTGGATGTGGCGCTCGCCGATCTCCCCGGCCAGCTGCCGCACGTGTCCCTCCAGGCGATCCGCCAAGCCCCCCATTCAGTGGGGCTCCCGGTGCCAGATCAGCTTCCCGTCCCGGTAAACGTCGCGGACCCGGTGCAGGGGGACGTGATGCACCTCCCCCTCCAGGTCCTCCAGGTCGAAGGCGAAGTGGTCCCCCTCCGGAAAATGGAGCCGGTGGAAGGGGACCTGCACGACCCGCTGATCGACCCGGTCCCAGTAGCCGAGCCGGAAGCTCGCCCGGCCGAACTCCGGGTCCCAGCGGATGCGGTTGAGCAGGTCCTGGATGGGGATCAACGGTTCGTCTCCGGCATCAGTGGAGGGTGCCCTCGTCCTCTTCGGGGTGGATGGCCAGGTTGAGGTCGGTCAGCAGGCTCTCCAGTTCGATGCCGTGGACCTTGGCGGCCCACTTGACCTTCATGGCGTGGGCGGTCATGGCGAAGAAGCCGCTGCTCATGTCGGGGCAGCCGTGGCGCCGAAAGACCTCGATCGTTTCGGGGTGGTCCTGGATGACGTTCCAGACGTTCATGTCGGGGGTGATGTCGTGTTGTCCCATGGCGTCCTCCCTCTCTTGTTCCTTCTCTACCTGAATTCTATCTCCGGGCGGGGGAAAGGGAAGGGGTGGGGGGAGAAAAACGTTACGGGGCAGGCACTTGACACCGAATTCCCCCTTCGCCGCCGCCGGAGCGGAGTGGATGAATTCGGAAAGACGCGGACGACTGTCCGAGCCACAGGCGACTTTCCGGCACGAACAGCACAACCAGGGAAAGACCGCCTCACGCCCGTTCGCTTCGCTCTCTCAAGCCGCCAAGGCGCAAAGGGGAACCGAAAAGGCGGCCTCACGCCCGCTCTCTGGGCTCGCTCAAGGCCGCAAAGGTCGCAAAGGAGAACGGGCAAACCGTGATCGGCGATCCGGGCAGGCTCCCGATTATCTGACCCGGGTGGGGTCAATAGGGTCTCCTGCGCTTCGCGACCGTTTCGGGGGCGGCATACGGGGAGACCGTCACCCCGAAAAGCAAATAATGAAAGCAAGGCCTCTTTAGCGGATCAGCCGCCGCCGCATCCGGGTCACGGCGAGGGGGAGGAAGAGGGCGCAGAAGACGGCGAGGTAGCCGAGGCTCCAGAGCATCCCCGGGCTCCACTGGCCGAGGGTGAGGGCGCGGGCGAGGCCGACCAGGTGGGTGAGGGGCAGGGCCTGGGCGAGGAGCCGGGCCCAGGCGGGGAGGTTCTCGAGGGGGAAGAAGGTGCCGGAGAAGAGGAACATGGGGGTGATGAAGAGGAAGATCGGAATGTTGAAGGTCTCGATGTTGGGTACGACGCTCGTGAAGACCATGCCGACCGAGGCGAAGGCGACCCCGCCGAGCAGGGCGAGGGGGATCAGGAGGAGCCCGCCCGGGTAGGCGACGAGGCCGAAGAGGCTGATCACCGCGAGCATGATGGTGGTGCCGATGATCGCCTTGGTGGCGGCCCAGGCGATCTCCCCGACGATGATCTCCTCGAGGTTGAGGGGGGTGGCGAGCATGGCGTCGAAGGTCTTCTGGTAGTACATGCGCACGAAGGAGGCGTAGCTCGTCTCGAAGAAGGCGTTGTACATGATGTTGACCGAGAGGAGGGCCGGGGCGATGAAGGCGAGGTAGGAGACCTCCTCCCCGCCGTAGCGCAGGGCCCCGACGAGAGAGGAGAGGCCGACCCCGAAGGCGAGCAGGTAGAGCAGGGGCTCGAGCAGGGGGGGCAGGAAGTTGACCTTCCAGGTGCGGCGGTAGACCGAGAGGTTGCGCTGCCAGACCCGCAGGAAGCGCCAGGAGATATCGAAGGAGTCACTCATTCGCGCAGCTCCCGGCCGGTGAGGCGCAGAAAGACGTCCTCGAGGGTCGCCAGGCGCAGGGTGCAGCCCCGCCGGCAGAAGTCGGAGGTCAGGCGGCCGTAGAGGTCGTCGCCCCGCTGGTTGTAGACGATCAGCCGTCCGCCGAGATCCTCGAAATCGACCTCCTTCTTTTTCAGGAAGGCGCGCATCGGTCCGCTCGGTTCGGCGATCTCGATGACCTCGTGGCCGACATGCTCGGCGATCAGCGCCGCCGGCTCCCCCTCCACCAGGACCCGGCCGCCGTCGATGATGATCAGCCGGTCGCAGAGGCGCGAGGCTTCTTCCAGGTAGTGGCTGGTGAGCAGGACCGTCAGGCCCCGGCCCTTAAGTTCCTCGAGGCGGCTCAAGACCTGGTGGCGGCTCTGGGGGTCGAGGCCGGTGGTCGGTTCGTCGAGAATGAGAAGTTCGGGGTCGTTGACCAGGGAACGGGCCAGGACCAGGCGCCGCTTCATGCCCCCGGAGAGCACGCGGATATTGGCCCCGCTGCGTCCCTCCAGGGCGAAGAAGCGCAGCAGCTTGTCGGCCTCCTCCTCTGCGGTGCGGCGGGGAATGTCGAAGTAGCGGGCGAAGACGAGGAGGTTCTCCCGCACCGAGAGGTCGGGGTCGAGGTTGTCCTCCTGCTGGCAGACGCCGATCCGGTACTTGACGGCGCGCAGCTCTTCAGAGATGTCGCGGCCGAAGATCCGCAGGGTGCCGCCGCTGGCCGGGGTGTAGCCGTAGAGCATGCGGATGGTGGTCGTCTTGCCGGCCCCGTTGGGGCCGAGCAGGCCGAAGCATTCCCCCTTCTGAACGGCGAAGGAGATCCCGCCCACGGCGGTCAGCTCGCCGAAGCTCTTGCGCAGGTTTTGGGCTTCGATGATCGGTTGCATGGGGGTGGGTTCAGCTCCGGTTGGGTGCGGTTCCTGCCGTCAAACGTATCGTCCGATGGTTCCCTTCTCCCCGGCAGGATAAAACCTTGTGTCGCGGGGACTCGCCCCCGCAGGCGACCAGGGGATTGCTCGCCCAATCCCCTGGACCCCAGGGCGCCGGGGGTTTTTTCTACCGCCCCCCTTTGACGCAGCCGGAGAGGAGCGGCCCTTTTGAGAAAAAGGACGGCAAATGTCTGAGCGAAGCGAGTTTTTGCCGGCCCTCAAAAGGGCTGCGGAGCGCAGGGGACCCGCCGTCGCCGAAGGCNAGGCAGCGGCGGGCAAGTCGACGGGGCGCCCTTTTTCTGCTGACTCTTTTTGGGCGAGCAAAAAGAGTCAGGCGCCGTCAGGGGGCGCAACCCCTGGAAGTTTAGGGCCTTGCCTGGCGAGGAGGGCTAGGGACGGGAAGGTGAACTCACCTCCTGACCTTCCCTCACGAAAAGGCGTCGCAGACAGCGCCCCCTACCCGGTCCCGGGCCTCCGCGAGGCGCTTGGCGTCTTCTACGCTATGGCACTTCTTGTACTTTTTGCCGCTGCCGCACCAGCACGGGTCGTTGCGCCCCAGTTCCTGCATGGTGTCCGGCACGTGTGCCGAGGCCGCCGGCTTCCGGCGTCCGAAGAGTCGGCGGAGCATCTTCATCGCTGCGCGTTCCTTTCCTGGGAGGCCCGGTTGCCCGGGGACTTCTCAGATGGTGATGATCTTCCCGGTCTCGATCAGCCGCTCCCAGAGGCCGTTCGGATCGGGATCGAAAACGTCCTGGCGGCTGCCGGGGACGACCTGCCAGGCGCCCCGGGCGATCTCGCCGGCGAGCTGGCCCGGGGCCCAGCCGGCGCTCCCCATGTAGACCCGGAGCCGCTCGTCCGGCCGGGGATCTTCGGCGAGGTGGTCGGCGACGGGGCCGAGCCCGACCAGATAGACGTTCCCGGTGACGCGGGTCGCCTGCGGCGGCGGCGTGTCGCTTTGAAGGAGCGCCGTGGGGGTAAAGGCATTGACCGGTCCGCCGTGGTAAAGCAGGTCGAGCTTGTCGGCGAGAAGGGAGGGGAGGCGGTACGGGATGTCCACCATCGGGCGGTTGAGGACCAGGCCCATGGTCCCCCCCTTGTCGTGCCGGACCAGGAGGATGACCGTCTGCCGGAAGCGCGGGTCGCCCATGCCCTCGGTGGCCAAAAGCAGGCGTCCGACCCGGGGCGCCAGGGCGGACTGGGCATGGAGGGCGTCCGGGCCGGCCAGTTCGATTGCCAGCAGGGCCGAGGCCATGACGAAGGCCGCGGTCAGCAGAACGAGACTGCGGCGGGCTATAGCGGCAAAGGGGTGCATGGCGTCCTCCTGCCTCGATGGGCAAACCGGCGGTTACTTCGATTCCCAGCAGGCGCCGCACTTGCCGGGGTCGGTGTCGAGGGCGTAGTCGTTGACGTACTGGCGCAGGTCGAGGCGCTCTTTTTCGGAGAGGGCCTCCAGGCCGGCCGGTGCGGCCCGGTGCCTGTCCTTTGCGAAGAAGCGGTCCCATTGCGCCTGGGTCTTGGAGCGGGTGTCCAGCGCCCCGGCCTTCGCCTCCTCCTGGTGGCAGGACAGGCAGGTCGTCCGGAACAGGTATCTCCCCTTGCGGGGGTTGCCCCCCTCCACAGCCAGGGCGGCCGTGGCGAGGGAGAGGATCAGGAGAAGCGGTAGCGCAAGTCTCATTTTTCGATTCTCACTCTTCAGCGGTCTTTGTTCCGGAATTGACTTGGCAGTGTCAAAGCCAAATGTTGGGTCGCGCCCCGGCGGGCTCCTTCCTTTTTAATGCCGGCAACGGTTCCGTTTGTGGCTATCACATCAGGGACAAGGCCTCGAGAGATGTCAGGCTTGTGCATGACATTCTTCGATTATTCCTTCTTTCGCTCTTTCTCCCAGGTCCTGTCCAGAAAACGGTCGCGCCCCGAGCCGCTCCGGTAAAGACCATAGCGGACGGGGTTCTTCCGGTAATAGCCCTGGTGATAGTCCTCGGCCCGGTAGAAGGGGCCGGCCGGGGAAATCTCGGTGGCGATGGGCGCGGCGAAGAGGCCCGAGTCCTGGAGGGCCCTCTTCGAGGCCTCGGCCAGCCGCCGCTGCTCCTCGTCGTGGAAGAAAATAGCGGTGCGGTACTGGCTGCCCATGTCGGCGAACTGCCGGTTGACGGCCGTGGGGTCGATGTTGCGCCAGAAGACCTCGAGCAGCTCGTCGTAGCCGATCCGGCCGGGGTCGAAAAGGACCTCAACCGCCTCGGCGTGCCCCGTGCCCCCCGCGCAGACCTCTTCGTAGGTCGGGTTCTCCCGGTCGCCGCCGGCGTAGCCCACGGTGACGGAGACGACC is a genomic window of Desulfuromonas sp. containing:
- a CDS encoding SEC-C metal-binding domain-containing protein, yielding MKMLRRLFGRRKPAASAHVPDTMQELGRNDPCWCGSGKKYKKCHSVEDAKRLAEARDRVGGAVCDAFS
- a CDS encoding M28 family peptidase codes for the protein MGGLADRLEGHVRQLAGEIGERHIHRPKALHAAADYIRQSWEAMGYDVSKRDYPVLGVPSANLEAVRPGSARPDEILVVGAHYDTVRGSPGANDNASGVAALLELSRLLAGAEPERTVRLVAFTNEERPFVFLGQQGSHHYARAARRRGDDIRLMIALETMGYYSSDPDSQRYPPGLRRFYPDRADFIGFVSNLPSRRPLNKLVRAFREASDFPCQSLAAPVFVPGVGRSDHFSFWRQGYRAIMVTDTAYYRYAHYHRPEDTPGKLDYPSLARVVEGLFRALLPLAEGEL
- a CDS encoding cytochrome c, whose amino-acid sequence is MRLALPLLLILSLATAALAVEGGNPRKGRYLFRTTCLSCHQEEAKAGALDTRSKTQAQWDRFFAKDRHRAAPAGLEALSEKERLDLRQYVNDYALDTDPGKCGACWESK
- a CDS encoding DUF1858 domain-containing protein encodes the protein MGQHDITPDMNVWNVIQDHPETIEVFRRHGCPDMSSGFFAMTAHAMKVKWAAKVHGIELESLLTDLNLAIHPEEDEGTLH
- a CDS encoding YqgE/AlgH family protein produces the protein MHPFAAIARRSLVLLTAAFVMASALLAIELAGPDALHAQSALAPRVGRLLLATEGMGDPRFRQTVILLVRHDKGGTMGLVLNRPMVDIPYRLPSLLADKLDLLYHGGPVNAFTPTALLQSDTPPPQATRVTGNVYLVGLGPVADHLAEDPRPDERLRVYMGSAGWAPGQLAGEIARGAWQVVPGSRQDVFDPDPNGLWERLIETGKIITI
- a CDS encoding DUF504 domain-containing protein yields the protein MIPIQDLLNRIRWDPEFGRASFRLGYWDRVDQRVVQVPFHRLHFPEGDHFAFDLEDLEGEVHHVPLHRVRDVYRDGKLIWHREPH
- a CDS encoding ABC transporter permease, with product MSDSFDISWRFLRVWQRNLSVYRRTWKVNFLPPLLEPLLYLLAFGVGLSSLVGALRYGGEEVSYLAFIAPALLSVNIMYNAFFETSYASFVRMYYQKTFDAMLATPLNLEEIIVGEIAWAATKAIIGTTIMLAVISLFGLVAYPGGLLLIPLALLGGVAFASVGMVFTSVVPNIETFNIPIFLFITPMFLFSGTFFPLENLPAWARLLAQALPLTHLVGLARALTLGQWSPGMLWSLGYLAVFCALFLPLAVTRMRRRLIR
- the msrA gene encoding peptide-methionine (S)-S-oxide reductase MsrA; the protein is MSDTESRQQEKATFAGGCFWCMEHPFAALDGVVSVTVGYAGGDRENPTYEEVCAGGTGHAEAVEVLFDPGRIGYDELLEVFWRNIDPTAVNRQFADMGSQYRTAIFFHDEEQRRLAEASKRALQDSGLFAAPIATEISPAGPFYRAEDYHQGYYRKNPVRYGLYRSGSGRDRFLDRTWEKERKKE
- a CDS encoding ATP-binding cassette domain-containing protein — its product is MQPIIEAQNLRKSFGELTAVGGISFAVQKGECFGLLGPNGAGKTTTIRMLYGYTPASGGTLRIFGRDISEELRAVKYRIGVCQQEDNLDPDLSVRENLLVFARYFDIPRRTAEEEADKLLRFFALEGRSGANIRVLSGGMKRRLVLARSLVNDPELLILDEPTTGLDPQSRHQVLSRLEELKGRGLTVLLTSHYLEEASRLCDRLIIIDGGRVLVEGEPAALIAEHVGHEVIEIAEPSGPMRAFLKKKEVDFEDLGGRLIVYNQRGDDLYGRLTSDFCRRGCTLRLATLEDVFLRLTGRELRE